One genomic window of Phoenix dactylifera cultivar Barhee BC4 chromosome 6, palm_55x_up_171113_PBpolish2nd_filt_p, whole genome shotgun sequence includes the following:
- the LOC103707651 gene encoding lariat debranching enzyme isoform X1 has translation MKIAVEGCMHGELDTVYATVKHLEEVENTKIDLLLCCGDFQAIRNENDLESLNVKPKYRNMNSFWKYYSGQAVAPYPTIFIGGNHEASNYLWELYYGGWAAPNIYFLGYSGVIKFGNIRIGGLSGIYKPREYHLGHYEMPPYDENDIRSVYHVREYDVMKLKEVKGQIDIFMSHDWPLRITEYGNWEKLVRHKPFFRQEVLDGTLGSVPAAELLKALQPRYWFSAHLHCKFPAIIQHGENGPVTKFLALDKCLRGRKFLQIVDIEADPGPYEVQYDEEWLAITRKFNSIFPLTRKSVQLGGLDKQDYQQWVRNKLNARGAKPFDFVPTVPSFDPSQPLSNRSHCGNLLRS, from the exons ATGAAG ATAGCGGTCGAGGGCTGCATGCATGGAGAACTCGATACGGTCTATGCGACGGTCAAGCACCTGGAGGAAGTGGAGAACACCAAGATCGACCTCCTCTTGTGCTGCGGGGACTTCCAG GCTATTAGGAATGAGAATGATCTAGAAAGCTTAAATGTCAAACCAAAGTATCGTAATATGAACTCATTTTGGAAGTACTACTCTGGACAAGCAGTGGCTCCATACCCAACCATATTCATTGGTGGGAATCATGAAGCATCCAATTATTTGTGGGAGCT GTATTATGGCGGATGGGCTGCACCTAACATATATTTCTTGGGCTATTCTGGAGTGATTAAGTTTGGCAACATCCGAATTGGAGGGCTTTCAGGAATTTATAAGCCAAGGGAATACCATTTAG GACATTATGAGATGCCTCCATATGATGAGAATGATATTCGGTCTGTGTACCATGTGCGGGAGTATGATGTGATGAAGCTCAAGGAAGTTAAGGGCCAGATAGATATATTCATGTCACATGATTGGCCTCTTCGTATCACTGAGTATGGAAattgggagaagcttgttcGACATAAACCCTTCTTTAGACAAGAG GTCCTTGATGGAACTCTGGGCAGTGTGCCTGCTGCAGAGTTGCTAAAAGCACTGCAACCACGTTACTGGTTTTCTGCTCATCTTCATTGTAAATTTCCGGCAATCATTCAGCATGGGGAGAATGGACCTGTGACTAAATTCCTTGCGCTCGATAAATGTCTCCGAGGGCGCAAATTTTTGCAG ATTGTCGATATCGAAGCAGATCCAGGACCTTATGAAGTTCAGTATGACGAAGAATGGCTTGCAATAACACGAAAATTTAATAGTATTTTCCCCTTGACTCGCAAATCTGTCCAGCTTGG GGGTCTTGATAAGCAAGATTATCAGCAGTGGGTGAGAAATAAGTTAAATGCTAGAGGAGCCAAGCCCTTTGATTTTGTTCCAACAGTCCCATCCTTTGATCCTTCTCAACCATTGTCCAATCGTTCGCATTGTGGTAACTTATTAAGATCTTAA
- the LOC103707651 gene encoding lariat debranching enzyme isoform X2 encodes MENSIRSMRRSSTWRKWRTPRSTSSCAAGTSRYYGGWAAPNIYFLGYSGVIKFGNIRIGGLSGIYKPREYHLGHYEMPPYDENDIRSVYHVREYDVMKLKEVKGQIDIFMSHDWPLRITEYGNWEKLVRHKPFFRQEVLDGTLGSVPAAELLKALQPRYWFSAHLHCKFPAIIQHGENGPVTKFLALDKCLRGRKFLQIVDIEADPGPYEVQYDEEWLAITRKFNSIFPLTRKSVQLGGLDKQDYQQWVRNKLNARGAKPFDFVPTVPSFDPSQPLSNRSHCGNLLRS; translated from the exons ATGGAGAACTCGATACGGTCTATGCGACGGTCAAGCACCTGGAGGAAGTGGAGAACACCAAGATCGACCTCCTCTTGTGCTGCGGGGACTTCCAG GTATTATGGCGGATGGGCTGCACCTAACATATATTTCTTGGGCTATTCTGGAGTGATTAAGTTTGGCAACATCCGAATTGGAGGGCTTTCAGGAATTTATAAGCCAAGGGAATACCATTTAG GACATTATGAGATGCCTCCATATGATGAGAATGATATTCGGTCTGTGTACCATGTGCGGGAGTATGATGTGATGAAGCTCAAGGAAGTTAAGGGCCAGATAGATATATTCATGTCACATGATTGGCCTCTTCGTATCACTGAGTATGGAAattgggagaagcttgttcGACATAAACCCTTCTTTAGACAAGAG GTCCTTGATGGAACTCTGGGCAGTGTGCCTGCTGCAGAGTTGCTAAAAGCACTGCAACCACGTTACTGGTTTTCTGCTCATCTTCATTGTAAATTTCCGGCAATCATTCAGCATGGGGAGAATGGACCTGTGACTAAATTCCTTGCGCTCGATAAATGTCTCCGAGGGCGCAAATTTTTGCAG ATTGTCGATATCGAAGCAGATCCAGGACCTTATGAAGTTCAGTATGACGAAGAATGGCTTGCAATAACACGAAAATTTAATAGTATTTTCCCCTTGACTCGCAAATCTGTCCAGCTTGG GGGTCTTGATAAGCAAGATTATCAGCAGTGGGTGAGAAATAAGTTAAATGCTAGAGGAGCCAAGCCCTTTGATTTTGTTCCAACAGTCCCATCCTTTGATCCTTCTCAACCATTGTCCAATCGTTCGCATTGTGGTAACTTATTAAGATCTTAA
- the LOC103707620 gene encoding L-galactose dehydrogenase — protein sequence MATTLERRELGNTGLKVSCIGFGASPLGNVFGHVSTGDALAAVGDALRLGINFFDTSPYYGGTVSETVLGNCLKELGVRRDEIVVSTKCGRYIDGFDFSAERVTRSIDESLARLKMDYVDILHCHDIEFGSLDQIVNETIPALQKLKETGKIRFIGITALPLGIFTYVLDRVPPGSVDVILSYCHYSINDSTLVDLLPYLKGKGVGVISASPLAMGLLTENGPPEWHPASPELKSACGAAAAHCKEKGKNISKVALQYSLTNKEISAVLVGMNSPRQVEENVAAALELLHEGLDEDLLGEVSAVLEPVKNQTWPSGIQQR from the exons ATGGCAACGACATTGGAACGGAGAGAGCTCGGTAACACCGGCCTCAAGGTCAGCTGCATCGGCTTCGGCGCCTCCCCTCTCGGCAACGTCTTCGGCCACGTCTCTACTGGCGACGCCCTCGCCGCCGTCGGCGACGCCCTCCGCCTCGGCATCAACTTCTTCGACACCTCCCC GTATTACGGGGGGACGGTCTCGGAGACGGTGCTGGGGAACTGCCTGAAGGAGCTCGGGGTGCGCCGGGACGAGATCGTCGTCTCCACCAAGTGCGGCCGGTACATCGATGGATTTGATTTCAGCGCCGAGAGGGTGACGAGGAGCATTGATGAGAGCCTCGCGAGATTGAAGATGGACTACGTCGACATCCTCCATTGTCACGATATCGAGTTCGGCTCCCTCGATCAG ATTGTGAATGAGACTATTCCTGcgcttcaaaagttaaaagagacAGGGAAGATTCGATTTATTGGAATAACGGCCCTCCCTCTGGGGATTTTCACGTATGTGCTCGATAGGGTACCACCTGGTTCAGTAGATGTGATTCTTTCGTATTGCCATTACAGCATCAATGATTCAACCCTTGTAGATTTGCTCCCCTATTTGAAGGGCAAGGGAGTTGGGGTGATTAGTGCTTCGCCACTCGCAATGGGCCTTCTCACAGAGAATGGTCCACCAGAGTGGCATCCTGCATCTCCAGAGCTCAAG TCTGCATGTGGAGCTGCAGCAGCTCATTGTaaggaaaagggaaaaaacATTTCAAAGGTAGCTCTACAGTACAGCTTGACAAATAAAGAGATCTCAGCTGTGCTTGTTGGCATGAACTCTCCCAGACAG GTCGAGGAGAATGTAGCTGCTGCTCTAGAATTATTGCATGAGGGGCTGGATGAAGACCTTTTGGGAGAGGTCTCAGCTGTTCTGGAGCCCGTCAAAAACCAGACCTGGCCTAGTGGCATTCAGCAAAGATGA